A single genomic interval of Nonomuraea rubra harbors:
- a CDS encoding HAD family hydrolase codes for MDLVRAVVFDAMGVLYRDGNVQGRVLIPYLRERGCQAPEQDIRAAYRAVTLGRTSTGAFWAALGAAAAGDEDYCLRHRLTDGVPRALAELAGDGLELACLSNDAAAWSALVRRRFGLERHVGRWLISSELGARKPDPAPYRAVPAALGVPAAQVVFVDDRPANLAPARALGMRTILFRSDDTAAHPDSGAQPGETVATMPELVAAVRRAARGRAGENRSNGPWAAD; via the coding sequence GTGGATCTTGTCAGGGCGGTGGTGTTCGACGCGATGGGGGTGCTCTACCGGGACGGGAACGTCCAGGGCCGGGTGCTGATCCCGTACCTGCGCGAACGCGGCTGCCAGGCCCCCGAGCAGGACATCCGCGCGGCCTACCGGGCGGTCACCCTGGGCCGGACGAGCACTGGCGCGTTCTGGGCGGCGCTCGGAGCGGCGGCGGCCGGCGACGAGGACTACTGCCTGCGGCACCGGCTGACCGACGGCGTGCCGCGGGCGCTGGCCGAGCTGGCGGGCGACGGGCTGGAGCTGGCATGCCTGAGCAACGACGCGGCGGCCTGGTCGGCGCTCGTCCGCCGCAGGTTCGGGCTGGAGCGGCACGTCGGGCGCTGGCTCATCAGCTCCGAGCTGGGCGCGCGCAAGCCGGACCCGGCCCCGTACCGGGCGGTGCCGGCCGCGCTGGGCGTACCGGCCGCGCAAGTGGTGTTCGTGGACGACCGGCCGGCCAACCTGGCGCCCGCCCGGGCCCTGGGGATGCGCACGATCCTCTTCCGCAGCGACGACACCGCCGCCCACCCGGACAGCGGGGCGCAGCCCGGGGAGACCGTCGCGACGATGCCGGAGCTGGTCGCCGCGGTGCGGCGGGCGGCGCGGGGCCGCGCGGGCGAAAACCGGTCGAACGGGCCCTGGGCCGCCGACTAG
- a CDS encoding type II toxin-antitoxin system prevent-host-death family antitoxin → MINTDPAAYEALRDRFGTPLGVEEARAQWGSIVRAARSGITTLITRERYEWAALIPLSEVYGLTTGLPVVSLSTARGRLGDLVRQTAGPYDEGPVLLTRHRTPVAALIAAPRLLDRPARRGPDADLLLARGHTITLARGPLDGITAIARDRDGHEVAAGSGRDAATALRSLAH, encoded by the coding sequence ATGATCAACACGGATCCGGCCGCCTACGAAGCGCTGCGGGACCGCTTCGGCACCCCCCTCGGCGTGGAGGAAGCACGTGCCCAGTGGGGCTCGATCGTCCGTGCCGCCAGGAGCGGCATCACCACGCTGATCACCCGCGAGCGCTACGAGTGGGCCGCGCTGATCCCGCTGTCAGAGGTGTACGGCCTGACCACCGGCCTCCCGGTGGTCTCGCTCTCGACGGCCCGCGGCAGGCTCGGCGACCTCGTACGCCAGACCGCCGGCCCGTACGACGAGGGCCCCGTACTGCTGACCCGCCACCGCACCCCGGTCGCCGCCCTGATCGCGGCCCCGCGCCTGCTGGACCGGCCCGCCAGGCGCGGCCCCGACGCGGACCTGCTGCTGGCGCGGGGGCACACGATCACGCTGGCCAGGGGCCCGCTCGACGGGATCACCGCCATCGCCCGCGACCGGGACGGCCACGAGGTCGCGGCCGGCTCCGGCCGGGACGCCGCCACCGCCCTCCGGTCGCTCGCGCACTGA
- a CDS encoding methyltransferase family protein — protein sequence MRRTPAAAVSATFFAAGPGVVAVLVPYWIGGWRIHSPFPDPVMIPLRVLGALLALAGLAVVVNAFVRFVVEGLGTPIPVAAPERLVVGGFYRYVRNPMYVAIFAAVIGQAMFFGDPWLLVYVAVLAIPVYSFVHWYEEPHLRGKFGAEYDAYRAHVPGWWPRLRPYRS from the coding sequence ATGCGCAGAACGCCCGCAGCCGCCGTCAGCGCCACCTTCTTCGCCGCCGGCCCAGGAGTCGTCGCCGTGCTCGTCCCGTACTGGATCGGCGGTTGGCGGATTCACTCGCCCTTCCCGGATCCGGTCATGATCCCGCTCAGGGTGCTCGGCGCGCTCCTGGCGCTCGCGGGGCTGGCCGTGGTGGTCAACGCGTTCGTCAGGTTCGTGGTCGAGGGGCTCGGCACGCCGATCCCGGTCGCGGCACCCGAACGGCTGGTCGTCGGCGGGTTCTACCGGTACGTCCGCAATCCCATGTACGTCGCGATCTTCGCCGCCGTCATCGGCCAGGCCATGTTCTTCGGAGATCCCTGGCTGCTGGTCTACGTCGCGGTCCTGGCGATCCCGGTCTACAGCTTCGTGCACTGGTACGAGGAGCCGCACCTGCGCGGCAAGTTCGGCGCCGAGTACGACGCCTACCGGGCCCACGTGCCGGGGTGGTGGCCGCGGCTGCGCCCGTACCGGTCTTGA
- a CDS encoding aldehyde dehydrogenase family protein, translated as MTFDQTRPTDRPTDRPADRTTDQPANRPSEGPTDRPINLLTGLPAGLPIGAGWVETAATSDVIFPYDGSTVATAPLGTAAHAARAVDEAIAAAPAMAALPSHARRTALMAAHDTLRDRREEFERLLVLETGKPLVDCRVEVARTLLTLATAAEEVARLHGETVPLDLLPSGEGLIGFWTRRPIGVVVGITGFNYPLLLAAHKIAPAVAAGCPVIVKPAPATPLATLWLAHLLRDALPPAAVQVVTGGVEVGRTLVEDRRIGAVSFTGSAAAGHAIARAAAPTKVLLELGSNAALVVAADADLEAAADAVVRGGYYASGQACISVQRVLVEEPVAVRFLPLLAERVKSVAVGDPRLPETRVAPLIDEAAAGRVLEWIAASGAGVMAGGHRDGRAIAPTVLSGVPDGAAAWDEEIFGPVVCVRQVPDLDAAFAAVNRSRYGLHAAVFTRSLATAFAAIERIEAGGVVVNDVPGFRADNMPYGGVKDSGAGREGPRFAIEELTVTRMAIIRP; from the coding sequence ATGACCTTCGACCAGACCCGGCCCACCGACCGGCCCACCGACCGGCCCGCAGACCGGACCACGGACCAGCCTGCGAATCGGCCCTCCGAGGGGCCCACGGACCGGCCCATCAACCTGCTCACCGGCCTGCCCGCCGGTCTGCCCATCGGCGCCGGCTGGGTGGAGACCGCCGCCACCAGCGACGTGATCTTCCCCTACGACGGCTCCACGGTGGCCACCGCCCCGCTCGGAACGGCCGCGCACGCCGCCAGGGCCGTGGACGAGGCGATCGCCGCGGCCCCCGCCATGGCCGCGCTCCCCTCACACGCCCGCCGCACCGCCCTCATGGCCGCCCACGACACCTTGCGCGACAGGCGGGAGGAGTTCGAGCGGCTGCTCGTGCTCGAAACCGGCAAGCCCCTGGTGGACTGCCGGGTCGAGGTGGCCAGGACACTCCTGACACTCGCCACCGCCGCCGAGGAGGTCGCCAGGCTGCACGGCGAGACCGTGCCGCTCGACCTGCTCCCGTCCGGCGAGGGCCTGATCGGGTTCTGGACGCGCCGGCCGATCGGCGTCGTCGTCGGCATCACCGGCTTCAACTACCCGCTCCTCCTCGCCGCCCACAAGATCGCCCCAGCGGTGGCGGCCGGCTGCCCGGTGATCGTCAAGCCCGCGCCCGCGACCCCGCTGGCCACGCTCTGGCTCGCCCACCTGCTCAGGGACGCGCTGCCGCCCGCCGCCGTGCAGGTCGTCACCGGCGGCGTCGAGGTGGGCCGCACGCTGGTGGAGGACCGGCGGATCGGCGCGGTGTCGTTCACCGGCTCCGCCGCCGCGGGCCACGCCATCGCGCGGGCCGCCGCCCCCACGAAGGTGCTGCTGGAGCTGGGCTCGAACGCGGCCCTCGTGGTCGCGGCCGACGCCGACCTCGAGGCCGCCGCCGACGCGGTCGTGCGCGGCGGCTACTACGCCTCCGGCCAGGCGTGCATCTCCGTGCAGCGGGTGCTGGTCGAGGAGCCCGTGGCGGTGCGGTTCCTGCCGTTGCTGGCCGAACGGGTCAAGAGCGTCGCCGTCGGCGACCCCCGGCTGCCGGAGACGCGGGTCGCCCCGCTGATCGACGAGGCCGCCGCCGGCCGCGTACTGGAGTGGATCGCCGCCTCCGGGGCCGGCGTGATGGCGGGCGGGCACCGCGACGGGCGCGCCATCGCGCCGACGGTGCTGTCCGGGGTGCCGGACGGGGCCGCCGCCTGGGACGAGGAGATCTTCGGGCCCGTCGTGTGCGTACGCCAGGTGCCGGACCTCGACGCCGCCTTCGCCGCGGTCAACAGGTCCAGGTACGGCCTGCACGCGGCGGTGTTCACGCGCTCGCTGGCCACGGCGTTCGCGGCGATCGAGCGGATCGAGGCGGGCGGGGTGGTGGTCAACGACGTGCCGGGGTTCAGGGCCGACAACATGCCGTACGGAGGGGTGAAGGACTCGGGGGCGGGACGTGAGGGGCCGCGGTTCGCGATCGAGGAACTGACCGTCACCAGGATGGCGATCATCCGCCCGTAG
- a CDS encoding P1 family peptidase, whose translation MVPAMRAGATNSLVDVAGLRVGHARRVGHGFRTGTTVVLAPAGGAVAGVDVRGAAPGTRETELLDPRNLVERVHAVVLSGGSAFGLSAACGVMARLADAGVGFPVEGGVVPIVPAAVIFDLGRGGTFRAVPDATLGTAAYDAATGAPVTNAATTSATTSATTSATTSATTSATTSAATTSAAAVNGGGAAGVSGSAALGSPAAASPALHPERTPAPDGEAGAGVACHRGAVRGSVGAGTGAMAGGLAGGTGTASAVLPDGTTVAALAIVNAVGSVLDPLDATLAGARYGLPGEFDHLGPPAPEEARAWSPANTPSFNTTIGVVATDRTLTKAQCGKLAAVAHDGLARAIRPAHTMTDGDTIFGLATCTRPAPAHDTLQDLLAAAADVFSRAVADAVLSATGRAGAPAYLDVFPSALRSRP comes from the coding sequence ATGGTGCCCGCCATGCGGGCCGGGGCGACGAACTCGCTGGTGGACGTGGCGGGGCTGCGCGTGGGCCACGCCCGGCGCGTCGGGCACGGCTTCCGCACCGGCACCACCGTCGTCCTCGCTCCTGCCGGAGGGGCCGTGGCGGGGGTGGACGTGCGGGGGGCCGCCCCTGGGACCCGCGAGACGGAGCTGCTGGATCCGCGGAACCTGGTGGAGCGGGTGCACGCCGTGGTGCTGTCGGGCGGGAGCGCGTTCGGGCTGTCGGCCGCGTGCGGGGTGATGGCGCGGCTCGCTGACGCGGGGGTGGGGTTTCCGGTGGAGGGCGGGGTGGTGCCGATCGTGCCGGCGGCGGTCATCTTCGACCTGGGCCGCGGCGGCACCTTCCGCGCCGTCCCCGACGCCACCCTCGGCACCGCCGCCTACGACGCCGCCACCGGCGCCCCCGTAACCAACGCCGCCACCACCAGCGCCACCACCAGCGCCACCACCAGCGCCACCACCAGCGCCACCACCAGCGCCACCACCAGCGCCGCCACCACCAGCGCCGCCGCCGTCAACGGTGGCGGCGCCGCCGGCGTCTCCGGCAGCGCGGCGCTCGGCTCGCCCGCCGCCGCTTCTCCCGCCCTTCACCCCGAGAGGACCCCGGCCCCGGACGGTGAGGCAGGCGCGGGCGTGGCCTGTCACCGGGGAGCGGTGAGGGGGTCCGTCGGGGCCGGGACCGGCGCCATGGCGGGCGGCCTGGCAGGCGGGACGGGCACCGCGAGCGCCGTCCTCCCCGACGGCACCACCGTCGCCGCCCTGGCCATCGTGAACGCCGTAGGATCCGTCCTCGACCCCCTGGACGCCACCCTCGCGGGCGCCAGATACGGCCTGCCGGGCGAGTTCGACCACCTCGGCCCCCCGGCCCCGGAGGAGGCCCGCGCCTGGAGCCCCGCCAACACCCCCTCCTTCAACACCACGATCGGCGTCGTGGCCACCGACCGCACCCTCACCAAGGCCCAGTGCGGCAAGCTGGCCGCGGTCGCCCACGACGGCCTCGCCAGGGCCATCAGACCGGCCCACACCATGACCGACGGCGACACCATCTTCGGCCTGGCCACCTGCACCCGCCCCGCCCCGGCCCACGACACGCTCCAGGACCTCCTCGCCGCCGCCGCGGACGTGTTCAGCCGCGCCGTCGCGGACGCCGTCCTGTCCGCCACCGGACGCGCGGGCGCCCCTGCCTACCTGGACGTCTTCCCGAGCGCACTGCGGAGCCGACCATGA
- a CDS encoding TetR/AcrR family transcriptional regulator has protein sequence MPAHPSQMEPAEAMRADARHNRARILDAAREAFATRGLDVPMAAIARRAGVGVATLYRRFPSRESLITEVFGDELAACASVVDEALADPDPWRGFCAAIEKVCAMQVADRGFTDAFLMAFPEAVDYERTRARAERGFAEVVRRAKATGRLRADFEPADLTLLLKANCAVATGPGEIAAAGSRRLVAYLLQAFRAEHAAPLPPAPPLTLGHLHAPAAR, from the coding sequence ATGCCTGCTCATCCCTCTCAGATGGAGCCTGCCGAGGCGATGCGCGCCGACGCCAGGCACAACCGCGCGCGCATCCTGGACGCCGCTCGTGAGGCCTTCGCCACGCGCGGGCTGGACGTGCCGATGGCCGCCATCGCGCGGCGCGCCGGGGTGGGCGTGGCCACGCTCTACCGGCGGTTCCCCTCGCGGGAGTCGCTGATCACCGAGGTGTTCGGCGACGAGCTGGCCGCGTGCGCGTCGGTCGTGGACGAGGCGCTGGCCGATCCCGACCCGTGGCGGGGGTTCTGCGCGGCGATCGAGAAGGTGTGCGCGATGCAGGTCGCGGACCGGGGGTTCACCGACGCATTCCTGATGGCGTTCCCCGAGGCGGTCGACTACGAGCGGACGCGGGCGCGGGCCGAGCGGGGCTTCGCCGAGGTGGTGCGGCGGGCCAAGGCCACCGGGCGGCTGCGTGCCGACTTCGAGCCGGCCGACCTGACGCTGCTGCTCAAGGCCAACTGCGCCGTCGCCACCGGCCCCGGGGAGATCGCGGCGGCGGGGTCGCGGCGGCTGGTGGCTTACCTGCTGCAGGCCTTCCGCGCCGAGCACGCCGCGCCGCTGCCGCCCGCGCCGCCGCTCACACTCGGCCACCTGCACGCCCCGGCGGCACGCTGA
- a CDS encoding M20 family metallopeptidase — protein MIEVDADGVVEFTQALVRIPSTNDPARGRCERPAAELVEARMREWGWDPVVYEAAPGRPNVVAVVEGGGGPGPTLMFEGHTDVVTEGDLSSWTVDPFGGEIRDGKLWGRGSADMKSGLAATLYATRALQLAGTFPGRVKVCALADEEGLMLGAHHFVSSGLASDVDGAIVAEPEAGEICAVAKGALRLRVDLTGRMAHGAMPQHGRNPIAAAGTLLAGLRSLQDELQRRHPAHEHLGEVYVTPTVLRAGSEEQVNVIPAVASVFVDVRTVPGADHKEIADRVAELARDEGISVEVSVLVDRPPVDVPRSDPVVAALAAAHRAVTGEEPVYGGVPGTTDGTVLTHWGGVPSVVYGPGGKWIAHQADEFVEVAEIVRCTRVFAEAARRFLNGDH, from the coding sequence GTGATCGAAGTCGACGCCGATGGAGTGGTGGAGTTCACGCAGGCGCTGGTCCGCATCCCCAGCACCAACGACCCGGCGCGCGGCCGCTGCGAGCGGCCCGCCGCCGAGCTCGTCGAGGCGCGGATGCGGGAGTGGGGCTGGGACCCCGTCGTGTACGAGGCCGCGCCCGGCCGGCCGAACGTCGTCGCCGTCGTCGAGGGCGGCGGCGGGCCCGGGCCGACCCTCATGTTCGAGGGCCACACGGACGTCGTCACCGAGGGCGACCTGTCCTCCTGGACCGTGGACCCGTTCGGCGGGGAGATCCGCGACGGCAAGCTGTGGGGGCGGGGCAGCGCCGACATGAAGTCCGGCCTGGCCGCCACCCTCTACGCCACCCGCGCCCTGCAGCTCGCGGGAACGTTCCCGGGCCGCGTCAAGGTGTGCGCGCTGGCCGACGAGGAGGGCCTCATGCTCGGCGCGCACCACTTCGTCTCCTCCGGCCTCGCCTCCGACGTGGACGGCGCCATCGTGGCCGAACCCGAGGCGGGCGAGATCTGCGCCGTCGCCAAGGGCGCGCTGCGGCTGCGCGTGGACCTCACCGGCAGGATGGCCCACGGCGCCATGCCCCAGCACGGCCGCAACCCCATCGCCGCCGCGGGCACCCTGCTGGCCGGGCTGCGCTCGCTGCAGGACGAACTGCAGCGGCGCCACCCGGCGCACGAGCACCTCGGCGAGGTGTACGTGACACCGACCGTGCTGCGGGCCGGCTCCGAGGAGCAGGTCAACGTGATCCCGGCCGTCGCCTCCGTCTTCGTGGACGTACGCACCGTGCCGGGCGCCGACCACAAGGAGATCGCCGACCGGGTGGCCGAGCTGGCCCGTGACGAGGGGATCTCGGTGGAGGTGTCGGTGCTGGTGGACCGGCCGCCGGTGGACGTGCCGCGCTCGGACCCGGTGGTCGCCGCGCTCGCCGCCGCCCATCGCGCCGTGACGGGCGAGGAGCCGGTCTACGGCGGGGTGCCCGGCACCACGGACGGGACCGTCCTGACGCACTGGGGCGGGGTGCCGTCGGTGGTGTACGGGCCCGGCGGGAAGTGGATCGCGCACCAGGCCGACGAGTTCGTGGAGGTGGCGGAGATCGTGCGGTGCACGCGGGTGTTCGCGGAGGCCGCCAGGCGGTTCCTGAACGGGGACCACTGA
- a CDS encoding ATP-binding cassette domain-containing protein, with protein MPTHAGTPLIEVDGVSRTYRRPRTSLTRPGAAVHALREVSLTVRRGERYGIVGESGSGKSTLLRLLCALDQPTGGTIRFDGQEITGRPERRLRFLRENLQIVFQDPMSSLDPRMRVRDLVAEPLVALGLPAGDRVAELLDAVGLPATAADRYPHQFSGGQRQRVAIARALAPRPKVLVADEPVSALDVSVRGQILNLLADLVDELGLTLVFVSHDLSVVRHVCETVAVMSQGEIVETGPVDDVWAAPAHPYTQALLAAVPTLEGLL; from the coding sequence ATGCCTACGCATGCTGGCACCCCGCTGATTGAGGTCGACGGGGTGAGCCGGACCTACCGCCGCCCCCGCACCTCGCTCACCAGGCCGGGAGCCGCCGTGCACGCCCTGCGCGAGGTCTCCCTGACCGTGCGCCGGGGCGAGCGCTACGGCATCGTCGGCGAGTCCGGCTCCGGCAAGTCCACCCTGCTGCGCCTGCTCTGCGCCCTCGACCAGCCCACCGGCGGCACCATCCGCTTCGACGGCCAGGAGATCACCGGCAGGCCGGAACGCCGGCTGCGCTTCCTGCGCGAGAACCTCCAGATCGTCTTCCAGGACCCGATGAGCTCGCTCGACCCGCGCATGCGCGTGCGCGACCTCGTCGCCGAGCCGCTGGTGGCCCTCGGCCTGCCCGCCGGCGACCGGGTGGCGGAGCTGCTCGACGCGGTCGGGCTGCCCGCCACGGCCGCCGATCGGTACCCGCACCAGTTCTCCGGCGGGCAGCGGCAGCGCGTCGCCATCGCCCGCGCGCTCGCGCCCCGGCCGAAGGTGCTGGTCGCCGACGAGCCCGTCAGCGCCCTGGACGTCTCCGTGCGGGGGCAGATACTCAACCTGCTGGCAGACCTGGTGGACGAGCTGGGGCTCACGCTCGTGTTCGTCTCGCACGACCTGTCCGTCGTACGGCACGTGTGCGAGACGGTCGCGGTCATGAGCCAGGGCGAGATCGTGGAGACCGGGCCCGTGGACGACGTCTGGGCCGCGCCCGCCCACCCGTACACGCAGGCGCTGCTTGCGGCCGTACCGACTCTGGAGGGACTGCTGTGA
- a CDS encoding NAD(P)-dependent alcohol dehydrogenase yields MEKNEMRAALFDRYGPPEVLYVGTVPRPVPAPGEVLVRVHAASVNGGELHGRAGKVRPVTGLMQRGWPKRMGLDFTGEVAALGQGAAGPRVGDRVWGVLGRTFGSNAEYLTVRPRHLSLAPAGLDLVEAAALPVGTTAITALRDKARLRPGERLLVRGGSGGVGVVAVQLGKALGAHVTALAGARNLGLVRDLGADEAYDYATTSPADLGRFDVVMDTVGTDHPAYRRLLTPSGRMVAIAFDTARVAASLAYIAASAVHGGRRVRAFSGNPAHRLFADLTRYVESGAVRPVVDTVFPLEDVAKAHRALEAGGVRGKIVIRIA; encoded by the coding sequence ATGGAGAAGAACGAGATGCGCGCCGCCCTGTTCGACCGGTACGGCCCCCCGGAGGTCCTGTACGTGGGCACGGTGCCCAGGCCGGTCCCCGCCCCCGGCGAGGTGCTGGTCCGTGTGCACGCCGCCAGCGTCAACGGCGGCGAGCTGCACGGCCGGGCCGGCAAGGTGCGGCCGGTGACGGGGCTGATGCAGCGCGGCTGGCCCAAGCGCATGGGCCTGGACTTCACCGGCGAGGTCGCCGCCCTCGGCCAGGGGGCGGCGGGCCCGCGGGTCGGCGACCGGGTGTGGGGCGTGCTGGGCCGCACGTTCGGCAGCAACGCCGAGTACCTGACGGTCAGGCCCCGCCACCTGTCCCTGGCCCCGGCGGGGCTCGACCTGGTGGAGGCCGCCGCGCTGCCCGTCGGCACGACGGCGATCACGGCGCTGCGCGACAAGGCGCGGCTGCGGCCCGGCGAGCGGCTGCTGGTGCGCGGCGGCAGCGGCGGCGTGGGCGTCGTGGCGGTGCAGCTCGGCAAGGCCCTCGGCGCCCACGTCACCGCGCTCGCCGGTGCGCGCAACCTCGGCCTGGTACGCGACCTCGGCGCCGACGAGGCCTACGACTACGCCACCACCTCCCCGGCGGACCTCGGGCGTTTCGACGTCGTGATGGACACCGTCGGCACCGACCACCCCGCCTACCGCCGCCTTCTGACGCCGTCCGGCCGCATGGTGGCGATCGCCTTCGACACCGCCAGGGTCGCCGCGTCCCTGGCGTACATCGCCGCCTCCGCCGTCCACGGCGGGCGCCGCGTGCGGGCCTTCAGCGGCAACCCCGCCCACCGGCTCTTCGCCGACCTGACCCGGTACGTCGAGAGCGGCGCCGTCCGCCCGGTCGTGGACACGGTGTTCCCCCTGGAGGACGTGGCCAAGGCGCACCGGGCGCTGGAGGCGGGCGGCGTCCGGGGCAAGATCGTCATCCGGATCGCCTGA
- a CDS encoding DUF4142 domain-containing protein has product MRTARNLAPAGLAAVLALTMTPTAAQAQAGAHAQAGAQVQAGARALPVDSQGGSPAAGLTGAGVSTSGGAVHAAPQDVAYLRAAHRGHLAEIAAGKAALGKSRDRDVRGIAWRLIRDHRRLDARLRGVADRLDVRIPGSPSAEQRRDLRAVLSRSGHRFDRAWLRLQARAHEHALWLGQRELRRGHSRWVKDLARDSAPVIRHHLRAIRAEM; this is encoded by the coding sequence ATGAGAACAGCACGGAACTTAGCACCCGCGGGCCTCGCGGCCGTGCTGGCACTGACCATGACCCCCACCGCCGCCCAGGCACAGGCAGGCGCGCACGCTCAGGCAGGCGCGCAGGTCCAGGCAGGTGCCCGGGCTCTGCCGGTGGACTCGCAGGGCGGCTCCCCGGCGGCCGGGCTCACCGGCGCCGGCGTCAGCACGTCCGGCGGGGCGGTGCACGCCGCGCCCCAGGACGTCGCGTACCTGAGGGCGGCGCACCGCGGCCACCTCGCCGAGATCGCGGCGGGCAAGGCCGCGCTGGGCAAGTCCCGTGACCGGGACGTCCGCGGCATCGCCTGGCGGCTGATCCGCGACCACCGCAGGCTGGACGCGCGCCTGCGCGGGGTCGCCGACCGGCTGGACGTCCGCATCCCGGGTTCCCCCAGCGCCGAGCAGCGCCGCGATCTTCGTGCGGTGCTCTCCAGGTCCGGTCACCGTTTCGACCGCGCCTGGCTGCGGCTCCAGGCCCGCGCGCACGAGCACGCGCTCTGGCTGGGGCAGCGCGAGCTGCGGCGCGGGCACTCCAGGTGGGTGAAGGACCTGGCGCGCGACAGCGCCCCGGTGATCCGCCACCATCTCCGCGCGATCCGCGCCGAGATGTAG
- a CDS encoding SDR family NAD(P)-dependent oxidoreductase, with protein MGYDALFRLDGRRAVVIGAGSGIGREAALALAAHGASVVCADRDLPAARETAAGCGGDARLLDVLDSGAVHALAADEPADVLVFTAATNVRKRLLDYSAEEFDRVVGLNLRASFEVVRAFGAGMVERGRGSIIGFASIRASVTEPGQSVYSATKAGLVQLLRTAAAEFGPHGVRVNAIAPGVVETPLTRQIKDDPGWYAAYAAKSALGRWATADELAGAVVYLAGDAASFVTGSVLYVDGGWTAVDGRFDPPN; from the coding sequence ATGGGATATGACGCGCTGTTCCGCCTGGACGGGCGGCGGGCCGTGGTGATCGGCGCAGGGAGCGGGATCGGCAGGGAGGCGGCGCTGGCGCTGGCCGCGCACGGCGCGTCGGTGGTGTGCGCCGACCGCGACCTGCCCGCCGCCCGCGAGACCGCCGCGGGCTGCGGCGGGGACGCCCGGCTGCTCGACGTGCTGGACTCCGGGGCGGTACACGCGCTGGCCGCGGACGAGCCGGCCGACGTGCTGGTGTTCACCGCGGCCACGAACGTGCGCAAGCGGCTGCTCGACTACTCGGCCGAGGAGTTCGACCGGGTGGTGGGGCTGAACCTGCGGGCCTCCTTCGAGGTGGTACGCGCGTTCGGGGCGGGCATGGTCGAGCGGGGGCGCGGCTCGATCATCGGGTTCGCCTCCATCCGGGCGTCGGTCACCGAGCCGGGGCAGAGCGTGTACTCGGCCACGAAGGCCGGGCTGGTGCAGCTCCTGCGCACGGCCGCCGCCGAGTTCGGCCCGCACGGGGTGCGGGTGAACGCCATCGCGCCCGGCGTGGTGGAGACGCCGCTGACCAGGCAGATCAAGGACGATCCCGGCTGGTACGCCGCCTACGCCGCCAAGAGCGCCCTCGGCCGGTGGGCGACCGCGGACGAGCTGGCCGGGGCGGTGGTCTACCTGGCGGGCGACGCGGCGAGCTTCGTGACCGGCTCCGTGTTGTACGTGGACGGCGGCTGGACGGCTGTGGACGGCCGTTTCGATCCGCCGAATTGA
- a CDS encoding DUF1918 domain-containing protein produces MHANVGDLLIIHGHVVGHGDRKAEIVEVRGPDGTPPYLVRYDDGHEQLVYPGPDSFVEPAEHQ; encoded by the coding sequence ATGCACGCGAACGTCGGTGACCTGCTGATCATCCACGGTCACGTGGTCGGCCACGGAGACAGGAAGGCCGAGATCGTCGAGGTCCGGGGCCCTGACGGCACGCCCCCGTACCTCGTGCGCTACGACGACGGCCACGAGCAGCTCGTCTACCCCGGGCCCGACTCCTTCGTCGAGCCGGCGGAACACCAGTAG
- a CDS encoding GNAT family N-acetyltransferase, whose translation MHIFLETERLILRRFAESDADDLFHLHNDPDVMRYLNGGKPTPREVIVDRTVPRFVSGGFYAAVERRSGDFLGWFHLRPAEGGPEEEPELGYRLHKAAWGRGYATEGSLALVDKAFTELGARRVFAQTMAVNLGSRRVMEKCGLRLVRTFRLDWPEPIEGSEHGEVEYELLRPDWEATRRG comes from the coding sequence GTGCACATCTTCCTGGAGACCGAGCGGCTGATCCTGCGCCGCTTCGCCGAGTCCGACGCGGACGACCTGTTCCACCTGCACAACGACCCCGACGTGATGCGGTACCTCAACGGCGGCAAGCCCACCCCGCGCGAGGTGATCGTGGACAGGACCGTTCCCAGGTTCGTCAGCGGCGGCTTCTACGCCGCCGTGGAGCGGCGGTCGGGCGACTTCCTCGGCTGGTTCCACCTGCGCCCGGCCGAGGGCGGGCCCGAGGAGGAGCCCGAGCTGGGTTACCGGCTGCACAAGGCGGCCTGGGGCCGGGGGTACGCCACCGAGGGCTCGCTCGCGCTGGTCGACAAGGCGTTCACCGAGCTGGGCGCCCGGCGGGTGTTCGCGCAGACGATGGCGGTGAATCTCGGGTCGCGGCGGGTGATGGAGAAGTGCGGGCTCCGGCTCGTACGCACCTTCCGCCTGGACTGGCCGGAGCCCATCGAGGGGTCCGAGCACGGTGAGGTCGAGTACGAGCTGCTGCGCCCCGACTGGGAGGCCACCCGCCGGGGTTGA